Below is a genomic region from Miscanthus floridulus cultivar M001 chromosome 1, ASM1932011v1, whole genome shotgun sequence.
ATACTCCCCCGCAACTTCTCAACAATCATATATGGGCCACTGAACCCCCGCAACTTATGCAGCAAAGTTAGATTTAAACCTCTCAATCCTATGCATGCATCATTGTACAATGGTTGTACATTTTTTGTTTATGTTAGAAGGCACTCACTTCTTCCTAAAATATAGGTTATTTTAGTTTTATGCTAAGTTaccattttattaaaaaaaaccaTCATTATCTCCACAACGTCAAAAAAAAATCATTAAGTCCGCCACGTAATATTGTTGTTACTTGTTAGTGCATTTGTGTGTCCATTGTAGACATTTATATCATAACATGCATTTatttaaatttgatcaaacagaGAGAAAAAATGACTTGGCACAAGACCAAAATGTCATACATCTTGGAGAATGGATGGAGCAGCTGGACAACTGTTGCATACATAGATATGACAGTCATGTAGATGACTAATTCTAACCCTTATCAAATGTCTACAATCAAACCTGTGTTATGTAAtcaatttttagattttttttttttcaaatcgaaCCCACTTCAACATCACATAAAACAACCATGTATTCTACTGCATAGTACTTCTACCGCGAGGTACATGAGCCCCCATGCAAGGAAATAAACATGAACTGTGATGAAATTCAAGAATCTCTCGTGTTGAGTTTATATAACACTTTTTCTTCCTAATTTATCGAAAAAAATCAAGAAGCTGGCAATGCCCCCCTCCCCGCAAGATTGCAACTTGGGTTGAGTCTATATCAGTTTTTCTTCCtaatttatagaaaagatcaaGAAAGCTGGCAACGCCCTCCCCCAAAAATGCAACTTGGGCAAATTGCTGAAATGTAGACCCCACTTAAAGATGATTTAGTTGAATTAATTAAAGAGGGAGCACAATTAAAGTGAGCACACAACTGGATACATATGCAACAGTGCGAGCCAGGACAAGTTGGGCGCactttgcattgcatatataAATGCCTCTACCCTCCATTAACCTCTCTTCACAGCTCACTATCCCCAACCCGCCCATCGCCGCAAGAAATTCCACCGCACACACGAGAGACGAGACCAGCAGACGAAGGCAGCTAACCAGCGTAGGACAAGCGCAGCCAGCTAGCCGCAAAAGATGCCGTGCATCCAGGCGTCCAGCCCCGGAAGCATGCCGCGCCAGCACCACGGCCGGGTCCTGGCGGGCGTCGGGTGCGCGGCGGAGGTGGCCGCGGTTGTCGCTGCGAGCAAGGCCGGGATGCGGTGTGGGGCGCACGACGGCGAGGTGCCCGCGGAGGCGGCGCGGCACCACGAGCACGCGGCGCCGGGGCCCGGGCGGTGCTGCTCCGCAGTGGTGCAGCACGTGGCGGCGCCCGCGGCGGCGGTGTGGTCCGTGGTGCGGCGGTTCGACCAGCCGCAGGCGTACAAGCGGTTCGTGCGCAGCTGCGCGCTGCTGGCGGGCGACGGCGGCGTGGGCACGCTCCGCGAGGTGCGCGTGGTGTCGGGCCTCCCCGCGGCGTCCAGCCGCGAGCGCCTGGAGATCCTGGACGACGAGAGCCACGTGCTGAGCTTCCGCGTCGTCGGCGGCGAGCACCGGCTCCAGAACTACCTCTCCGTCACCACCGTGCACCCGTCCCCGGCCGCGCCCGacgccgccaccgtcgtcgtgGAGTCGTACGTGGTGGACGTGCCGCCGGGCAACACCCCCGAGGACACCCGAGTGTTCGTCGACACCATCGTCAAGTGCAACCTCCATTCGCTGGCCACCACCGCCGAGAAGCTCGCAGCCGTGGAGGCGTGAGGAGGGCCTCCATCTCCATGGGTGATCGATGGTTTTTCCGGGGAGGAGGGATGCGTGTTTCTACGGCGCGTGagcttttttcttttctctttcttctttctttgacCTTTTTCACATTAGTGCCCCT
It encodes:
- the LOC136546573 gene encoding abscisic acid receptor PYL12-like; the protein is MPCIQASSPGSMPRQHHGRVLAGVGCAAEVAAVVAASKAGMRCGAHDGEVPAEAARHHEHAAPGPGRCCSAVVQHVAAPAAAVWSVVRRFDQPQAYKRFVRSCALLAGDGGVGTLREVRVVSGLPAASSRERLEILDDESHVLSFRVVGGEHRLQNYLSVTTVHPSPAAPDAATVVVESYVVDVPPGNTPEDTRVFVDTIVKCNLHSLATTAEKLAAVEA